The genomic stretch CTTGCAACAATTATGGGGTCTTTCCAGGGCGGTGGCATTCCTGGCAAGATGCAGCTTGGTGCAGCTTGGTGGTTCAACGATAGCAAAGATGGCAACATTCAGCAGATGAAAGACCTTGCAAATCTTGGGCTTTTGAGCAGATTTGTTGGAATGGTAACAGATTCTCGAAGCTTTCTGTCTTACGCAAGACATGAATACTTTAGAAGACTACTTTGCAATTTGATTGGCGAGTGGGTGGAAAACGGCGAATATCCTTATGATTTGGAAACACTTGGCAAAATAGTTCAAGGCATTTGTTATTATAATGCAAAAAAGTATTTTGGGTTTTAAAAGATAGATGAGGAAGACATAGGGTGGAATTGTATATTCCACCCTAATTTTTATACTTCCATTTCCTATCACATAATTGATTGGTGAATAATACATCCAAACTTAATGTTGAATTTCACGTAAATATGTGATACACTATTTTACGTGGAGGTGAAAAACATGCGTAAGTATCAGAATATTACTTTGTCTCTTCCTAAGGAACTTATTCAAAAGATAAAACATATTGCTGTTGAAAGGAATACATCTATTTCTGCGCTGCTTACAAGCTTGTTAGAAGAGCTTGTAAATAGAGAGGAATCATATCAAAAGATTTATCTACAGCATCTTAAGCTTTTAGAAGAAGGATTTGACCTTGGAACAGGTGGAGCAATCACGTGGAGGAGAGAAGATTTATATGAAAGAAAGTAACTATCAATTTGTTGACACAAATATTTTGGTCTATGCTTATGATAAATCTGCAGGTGAAAAGCACGTAGTAGCTAAACAAATTGTGGAGAAACTTTGGAAAGAAAGAAATGGCGCGCTGAGCACTCAAGTTCTTCAAGAATTTTTTGTTGTTGTTACAAAAAAAGTTAAAAATCCTATAAGTTTTGATACTGCTTTTCAAATCATATCAGACTTAAAGTTATGGAAGGTAGCCACAATTGAAGTAGAAGATATTTTAGAAGCCATCAAGCTCTCACAAAGATATAAAATCTCTTTTTGGGATGCTTTGATACTTTGTAGCGCTATCAGTTTGGGATGTTCGGTAGTATGGAGTGAAGATTTAAATTCTGGTCAGTATTTTGGTAAAATAAAAGTAGTAAATCCATTTTTGTCTTTAAGCACATGGTGAAAATTTGAAACAAATTACATTTCATTGGTTGTTCTATTCTTTATTTTTTATCTTCCCTTATGTTTTGTTGCAGCTTTTCTCTAAAATCAAAATTGTAACACAGAGGGCTTTTTCTTTTGTTACTACATTTACTCTATGTGGTTATTTCTTTTATTAAACAAACGATATATTTTTCCTATTTTCAAACTTATCATTTAAAAAACTCAAGAAAATTTAAGCTATTTAAAGAAAAGTATATTCTGAGCTCAAAATTTAGTTGAAAATGGGCTAAAAAAAAACGGGATTGACAGAGTGAAAATGTATAAGATAAAATTTACATAGAAATTTCAAGAAGAAATTTACAGAAAAATAGCATGAGTACAAAATATCCTAAATAAGAGAATAAAGAAGGCAACATACTAAAAATCAAGTGGGATGGAGAGATGAAGAAAAGATACTATAAAATATGGACAGGGATTTTGGTATTTCTTGTACCAAATGAGAGATTCAAGAAAGAAAAAAGGAATTTTTTGAAAAGTTTTTTAAGTAATTAAGTCCACAGAAGGGCTTGTTGATATTGAATATTTTTGCAATGTCAATATTACTAAACATTTCAGGTGGGAATTGGGTTTGAACGACTTGGGTTTTTATCTTAGTGAAGTTGGTGGGACAGTATTGGGTGTTTGTGTGTTGCTGGTTCAGCTTTTGGCTCAGCGGCAGAACCTGTTAGTTCTTTTGTTGGCGCAATTATTGGAGGTGGTGTATATTGGTTATTAGATCAGCTTAAAAGATTATACAGTCTTAAAAGACAATAAATTAAAAAAAAAAAATAAATGGTAATAGAATATTCGGTGCGATAGCAGGTGCAGTATTAGGCTTTACGTATGGAATGGCTGCAGGGGCTGTAATTGCTTATAATACTGGTGAAGTTAAAGATATGTTTAAAACAGCGTGGTCAGCTGCAATGGTGATTGGGGCAATTGGTTCCTTTACTCCATTTTAATTATGAAGTAAAAGTAGGTGATAGGGATTGCTTTTTAAATCGATTTTAAAATGTTTTGCATACTGTTTTGGTGCTTCAGCAGGAGTTGGTTTGTTTGTGTTGATAGTAGCAAAATTAAATGATTTATATGTAAAGCCGGAAATTATATTAGTATTTGGTTTGATGATATTTTTGTGCTCTTTGACAATGGCAATTATTTTTGGTTACTTATGTGATCATGAAGTATATGTCTATAAAAAAGGTACTATATCAGAAAATGAATTAGAAGAACGAATAAAAAGAACAGGGTATTACACTAAAATTGAAAAAGATGCCAACAAAATTATTGCAACAACACCGCATAAGCTTACAAATTGGCTGTGTGGTAAAATAATTATTGAGGTTAATGAGGATGAAATAAGAATTGATGCGAGTAGAGGTTTTTTATATAAATATTTTAGACCGGTAAAAATGCACTAATGAATTCAAGATAAAAATTAAACTTTTAGGGACTGCTTATTTGAATATAGAATAGGCAACCCCTTGTTAAATAGAAAGTTTAGTAGTTTCGGGAGTATGTAAAATTCAAATAATCTTTCTTGTTTTGAAAAATGAATTAACGAAACACTCAAAAATAGAAAGTTGGCAATAAAATTTTGAATGATTATTTACCAAGAAAAACGGCTTATCTTAAAATTATTTAAACACCCTTCATTTTCGTTAATACATTTTATTTAAAAATGGGGTGATATTTCTATGCTGATAGCTTTTTTTATATTATATTCTATTTTAGCCTTTTTATTTGTATTAGGAATAGTTAAGAGTAAAAAGAAATGGAGTAAAATTGCAATTATAGTACCAATTTATTTGGAGTGTGTATCTTTATTTGCGGTTTACAAACAAAGTGTTGGCTTATATGGCTTAGGAGGTTTAGTAATATTTATAGTATTCTTGTTAAAAATACTAAGGATAATTTAAGATATTACAATTATACGTCAAACGGAATAATTCAAGGCTGCCAGTTGAGAAAGATCATTTCATATGTTCTGGAGCGAACTGGCAGCCTTGAAATTTTGTTATAATTGGAATTTTAAATATTTGACTTAAAGTAACTACTTTTCTAATATTAGAAAAGAAAGATTTATTCATATTTATTAAATAAAGAAGAGATTAGAGTAAATAGATGGAGCAGAATTTATATTGGATAA from Caldicellulosiruptor kronotskyensis 2002 encodes the following:
- a CDS encoding DUF6364 family protein, producing the protein MRKYQNITLSLPKELIQKIKHIAVERNTSISALLTSLLEELVNREESYQKIYLQHLKLLEEGFDLGTGGAITWRREDLYERK
- a CDS encoding PIN domain-containing protein is translated as MKESNYQFVDTNILVYAYDKSAGEKHVVAKQIVEKLWKERNGALSTQVLQEFFVVVTKKVKNPISFDTAFQIISDLKLWKVATIEVEDILEAIKLSQRYKISFWDALILCSAISLGCSVVWSEDLNSGQYFGKIKVVNPFLSLSTW